Within Lacipirellulaceae bacterium, the genomic segment GACTTGCCGGGCCAGCTGAGTTAGTGCTCGAATCTCCGCTGTCCGTTTATCTGGCGAAGGGCACTATCGCGGCACACATGCCCCCTGAGGCAGTTGGCTTCAAGATCCGAACTCCCGAGTCAACTCTCATCGATCAAGGCACAGAATTCGGCGTTTCTGTCAGCGAATCTGACGGCACACAAGTGCACGTTTTCCGTGGTCAGGTCGACTTGCTCTATCAGGATGCGCAGGAAACGAGCAAGGTCTCACGGCTCGAATTGCGCGACCGGCAAGCCCGAAGTATCGCACTTCCCAACACTGTTGGCGAAGAAGTTGAGTATTCCAAGTCTCTTTTTGGGAGCCTTGCTAGACGCGTGGTTGACCCAGTGGAGTGGAAAACTGCAGACGGTGGTAATGGGCATTTCTATCAGCTTGTTGTTGAAAAGCAGCCAATGACTTGGCACGAGGCAGCCCAGCGTGCGACCAGCAAACACTTTCGTGGCATGCCCGGTCACCTCGTTACGATTACCTCTTCTGAAGAGGATCAATTCGTCTTGAAGAATCTGTTAGAGGATGCCCAATTTCGCGGAGCTTGGATGGGGCTCACCGATGTCCTGAGAGAAGGACACTACCGTTGGGTCACGGGCGAGCCCTACGACTACACCAATTGGGCTTCTTGGCCGGATCAGCAGCCAGATAATTTCCAAGAAGCTGATTGGCATGGTGGGGAAGACTATGGAATGTATGCCCAGTTCCCTGGCAAGCAGCCTTGGGCTTGGAATGATCTAAGCATCGACAGCATACACGAAAAAATCTCCGCCTATTTGGTCGAGTACGAGCCACCCTTAGACGCCTTGCGTCATCGTTCGATGGCCCTAGACCCTATCCATTGGCCAAAAAGCGCAGGGGGCAATGGCCATTATTATCGGATAGTTCTGGTCCTTGAACCTGTCGATTGGGAAACCATTCGACAGCGTGCCACCGAATCACAGGTGCACGGCACTCAAGGGCACTTGGTCGCGATGGAAACCGCCGAAGAGCGTGAGTTCGTTGCAAAAGGCATTCTGCGCGTGTGCGGCATACCAGAAATGATGATCGGGCTTAGTGGCAGCTTGGAGCATAACGACTTGCGCTGGGTTAACGGCCTGTCGGCTACCAACCTCCAAGTCGAGCGCTCTCATCTGCCGACCGATTTGGTTTACGGAGTTTTCCGATGGAATCCCGCAGGCAAATGGCAGGCAGGCTGGGAGATCCGCGCCATGTCGACCGATGTTTTGCCTGCTGATTGGTTTGGATATATCATCGAATATCCTGTCGAGTCGATTGAGGAGAGTTTGTGATGGCTCGTTTAGCGAGCCACTTGTTACTTTTCATTTTTCCTTTTTGTTTCTGAGATTTCGGAAGTGCCGAGGGTTCCTTTTCGCTTGCAACTCCAAGATCTCACCGTTTTTTGGGAGGATTAGTCTAATGAAGAAAGTTGTTGGACATACTATTACCGCCGCGGCGTTCACGCTGTTGGTATTGGTTAGCTCTGGAGTGAGCATTGCGGCTCCAACTCCTTACTGGTTTGACGGCTACGATGTTTCGGGGCCATCTTCCGACATCAATTTCGAGATTGGCACGGCCCGTCAAGGTGGCGCGCCTGCCCCCGTTTCGTATGTCACGAATACAGCGAATCCTGCAAACGATTATCACCACCAAGTTTTCGGTGCTGCTCCACTGCAGCTTGCGGGGGACTTCTTTCTACCCAATCCGGGTGATCGCACACTTGTCTCTCCGACAGTTGATTTTTCTGGAACCATTGGTAACGAAGCGATTGGTCGCAAAGTGCAGGTTGTCATGGACGCTTACACCAATGATCCCATGTCGCCGGGAACTTTCACCCAAGCCGCGATCACGGTAGGGGCAAGCTCGACCTTAGCGGATTCAAATCTGAAGGCTGATGGGCTCAGCGTGGTTTTCGTAGAAGATCAATTTAGTGGCAATGGTAATTTCATCCAGGTCTTCGATGGACCCACACTCGTCGGAAATCTGATCCCCAATCCTGCAGGGGCCGGTCCCGGGTTTGTTGAGATCTTCCTGGATGATCCCACTGACGGCGATCCGTTTAATGGCCTCGGTACGACGGAAGTCGCGGTGAGTGTCAACGGCTCTAACATCTTCAACTACAGTAAGCTTTCTGGTGGCTACACGAGCAACTTCATCACGCTTGAGGGCGGACCGCAAACAAACTTCGCAATCAATAGCCTGGCAACCCATACGTTCGACAATTTAACTGTCTTTACCGATACGCTCATTCCTGAACCAACGGCAGCTATTTTGCTTGGTTTGGGACTCTGCGCTTCGATGGGCTACCGTCGTCGATAAGCGACCCAAAAGAATTGACTGATCATTGAGTTCAACCCAAGTTCGCGCCGGCTCCGGGGCAGGTCCGGCGCGGCTTGGCTTTTCAGAGGAGAGACCACTATGAGATTATCGCGCTATGCTTTGGCTTTGTTCGCCCTTCTTGTCACGAGTCCTGGTCAAGAATCAGTTCAGGCGGCGGTTGGGGTGCCTGAAAACATTGTGCTCTATCGCGATTTCGATCCAAACCTCGGGATCGTGCAGATTTTCGTGCAGAAGCGCGTCGACGCGAATAGTTTCGCATTCCCTGGACCTGGCCAAGAGCCCTTTTTCCTGGATACATCTGGCGGTGCTCCGGGGGATGCCATCAACGTCGCTGACGTGAACGGTGATGGTACGGATGACCTCATGGTTGTGCAGGATGCAACCATGTTTGGATTTGATCAGTTGACCATCGCTGGCTTTACCATCCCAGGTGATCCACCAACGCTTCAAGGTCCAGGTACGAATAATGCACAACGTCCCGATGGCAACGGCGGAATACTAGACGAAACGGCTATTACTAGACGCGATTTCGATAACGATGGCCTAGCCGATACGGCGATCGTACTTGATGGAAATATTAACTTCTCGTCGGATACCCTGCTGTGGTCGTTCCGAGGCTCTTTCGATGGCACACAAAGCCTACCACTCAATGGTGCAGGACTCTTCTACTCTCCAGCAGCCGGGTTCGGAGGCGTCGACGGGTTCGGACAGCCCATAGGAATGGAATCGATCCCGCTCGTGGGGGATTTTAACGGCGATGGGATCGCTGATCGGGCGGTCAGCAACAACGCCGGGCTGGTCAGCGGTGGCTCGATCAATGGCCGACAAGTACAGATCGACCTGAGCCCTGGCGTTGGGAACATTGGCGACTTGGGCGATGGTATTCCCGACAACATCAGCGAAGTCTTCGGCAGTCTCGACACCGACGACATTCGCGCTGCCGACATCAACGGTGATGGCCTGGACGACATCGTTGCGATTCGCCCGGCTGACTTGGACGACGGTATGGGAGGAACCATCGAAACTTTCGCCCTGGAAGGCTATATCAACACGGGAATCTTTGATTCGGTGAATCCCACGTTCACGCGTGATACTGCATTTGATAGCTTTGCTGGGGCACGAAACCTCAATGACACGATTCATTTCGGCACGTTTGGATTCCTCGACATCGCAGACATCGACGCCGACTTTAACGACGACTCCAACGTCGATGGCACGGACTTTCTTACGTGGCAAAGTGGCTTTGGGCTGACTGGTCAAACCGATAAGAGCACTGGCGACTCAAACGGTGATGGCAATGTTGATGGAACTGATTTGGACAACTGGGGGACCCAGTATGGAACAACGAGCGTGACTCCCTCACTCGAAAGTGTTCCTGAGCCTGCTTCTGGGTTCTTGTGCTTGTTCGCAGCTCTCGGATTGGTATCCCGTGGACGCTTTGAGCGTCAGTGAGACGATTGGCAATTACTAGGAATGGGCACGTATCACAGGTTTCGATTATGAAAACCCAACGCAATGCTTTTACGCTTGTTGAACTTCTGGTGGTCATTGCCATCATTGGTGTCCTGGTAGGGTTGCTTTTACCAGCGGTGCAGGCCGCTCGCGAAGCCGCCCGGAGATCACAGTGCGTCAACCATTTGAAACAGTTCGGTGTGGCATTGCAGACGTTCCATTCCGCGCACGAACACTTCCCGCGGGGCGGAGTGAACGGCTGGTCCTTACAGCCGAGTAGTTTCACCAATCCTCAACAGAATTGGACAGACGATCACGGTTCTTGGGTGGTTCGCATCTTGCCGCAGATTGAACAGCAGGCGATCTACGACAGCATGCCTAACCTGTTCGACCCGTCGGTTTTCGATCCGATCGGCCAGTGGATCAATGTCGACCGCAATGGCGAACCACCTCCACCGATACCTATCGGACGTTGTCCAAGTGACGGATTTAGTACTGGGGAACCATTCTTCAATTACACGGGGTGCACAGGACCAATTGCAGTCGCACCATTCTGTGGAGCGATGGGCTCAGTCTTTGACCTTGATCTCTCGGCCATGGGAATTGACGTCCCCTGGGTAGATGCCGGATTCTGTGCTGCAGCGGGCCCAGGTGGTGACTTAGATGCGTGCCCTGAAACGGGTATGATGAGTCGTGTCGGCTACCGAAAGATTTCAATGAAGCACGTCACCGATGGGTCGACTAGTACACTCTTCGTCGGAGAGACCTTGGTACAAAGTTCCGCTCACTCGCTGGACATCCCGAGAAGTACACTCAAGTATTGGGCTGGCAATGACATGGGAACTGCCCACGGCGGGACGATTCCGCCAATCAACTGGCCCGTCGATCCAGATGTCGAAAACTGTGCCCAACCACCAGGAGCCCAGTTCTGGCGGCGTAATTTTCACGTCACGATGGGCTTCGAATCCAATCATCCGGGCGGAGCAAACTTTGCGTTGGTGGATGGAGCGGTGCGATTCATTTCTGAGCAAATTGCTTTCGAAACTTTTCAGTTACTAGGAACCAAAGATGATGGGCAAACCCTTTCAGAAACTTTCTAACGAGCCCCTGCAAGTTTCTGTCTGGAGCTCCGCGATAATCGACAAACAGAGAAACTTTTTTCCTCCTAAGCAAAAACCGCTGTCCAAGGCGAGCTGCTGGTTCTCTTGTCTAGCTGTCGTACTTTGCGGCTGCAACTCGGGAGGCACAGTGGAGATTGCCCCCAAATTCACCGTCGATGGACAACCGCTCAAAGAGGCTTCCATCTCGTTTATCCGCAGCGATAGCGAAGGGGGACGTGCTGCCTTTGGAGTAACTGACGAGAACGGCATTGCCAAACTGACGACTTTCGAACCTTTTGATGGCGTCCTCCCAGGGAAATATCGAGTGGTCGTCATCAAAGCGCCTGAGAATCCCAACACTTTTGATGTCGAAAACGTCGACCTCAATGATCCAAAGGACTTGGCTTTACTTTCCACCGGTGGTGCCATGCCACCGAAGCAGCGGCTGAAACGTCGTCGAACCTTGCTTCCAGAGGTTTATGCTGACCCTGGTACGACGCCGTT encodes:
- a CDS encoding PEP-CTERM sorting domain-containing protein (PEP-CTERM proteins occur, often in large numbers, in the proteomes of bacteria that also encode an exosortase, a predicted intramembrane cysteine proteinase. The presence of a PEP-CTERM domain at a protein's C-terminus predicts cleavage within the sorting domain, followed by covalent anchoring to some some component of the (usually Gram-negative) cell surface. Many PEP-CTERM proteins exhibit an unusual sequence composition that includes large numbers of potential glycosylation sites. Expression of one such protein has been shown restore the ability of a bacterium to form floc, a type of biofilm.), whose translation is MKKVVGHTITAAAFTLLVLVSSGVSIAAPTPYWFDGYDVSGPSSDINFEIGTARQGGAPAPVSYVTNTANPANDYHHQVFGAAPLQLAGDFFLPNPGDRTLVSPTVDFSGTIGNEAIGRKVQVVMDAYTNDPMSPGTFTQAAITVGASSTLADSNLKADGLSVVFVEDQFSGNGNFIQVFDGPTLVGNLIPNPAGAGPGFVEIFLDDPTDGDPFNGLGTTEVAVSVNGSNIFNYSKLSGGYTSNFITLEGGPQTNFAINSLATHTFDNLTVFTDTLIPEPTAAILLGLGLCASMGYRRR
- a CDS encoding lectin-like protein; this encodes MSDQPVTNPSAQIIEFANLMCDETITAEQREQLESLLDQHPELRGAYLDYLRVNAGLIWRYRTGEEPTEKPAHATSQPVSSLANNDRVGIANGRTPSGWTSLLRTRWAFACALASSVFIACLLWINRTDTSVERIADGNGFVATLREATHAVWSNNERPVDVGSRVRAGTLQFNTGEAELVFDSGAKLRLAGPAELVLESPLSVYLAKGTIAAHMPPEAVGFKIRTPESTLIDQGTEFGVSVSESDGTQVHVFRGQVDLLYQDAQETSKVSRLELRDRQARSIALPNTVGEEVEYSKSLFGSLARRVVDPVEWKTADGGNGHFYQLVVEKQPMTWHEAAQRATSKHFRGMPGHLVTITSSEEDQFVLKNLLEDAQFRGAWMGLTDVLREGHYRWVTGEPYDYTNWASWPDQQPDNFQEADWHGGEDYGMYAQFPGKQPWAWNDLSIDSIHEKISAYLVEYEPPLDALRHRSMALDPIHWPKSAGGNGHYYRIVLVLEPVDWETIRQRATESQVHGTQGHLVAMETAEEREFVAKGILRVCGIPEMMIGLSGSLEHNDLRWVNGLSATNLQVERSHLPTDLVYGVFRWNPAGKWQAGWEIRAMSTDVLPADWFGYIIEYPVESIEESL
- a CDS encoding DUF1559 domain-containing protein; translated protein: MKTQRNAFTLVELLVVIAIIGVLVGLLLPAVQAAREAARRSQCVNHLKQFGVALQTFHSAHEHFPRGGVNGWSLQPSSFTNPQQNWTDDHGSWVVRILPQIEQQAIYDSMPNLFDPSVFDPIGQWINVDRNGEPPPPIPIGRCPSDGFSTGEPFFNYTGCTGPIAVAPFCGAMGSVFDLDLSAMGIDVPWVDAGFCAAAGPGGDLDACPETGMMSRVGYRKISMKHVTDGSTSTLFVGETLVQSSAHSLDIPRSTLKYWAGNDMGTAHGGTIPPINWPVDPDVENCAQPPGAQFWRRNFHVTMGFESNHPGGANFALVDGAVRFISEQIAFETFQLLGTKDDGQTLSETF